In a single window of the Gossypium hirsutum isolate 1008001.06 chromosome D02, Gossypium_hirsutum_v2.1, whole genome shotgun sequence genome:
- the LOC107910531 gene encoding S-adenosylmethionine synthase, producing METFLFTSESVNEGHPDKLCDQISDAVLDACLAQDPESKVACETCSKTNMVMVFGEITTKADVDYEKIVRDTCRGIGFTSDDVGLDADNCKVLVNIEQQSPDIAQGVHGHLSKRPEEIGAGDQGHMFGYATDETPELMPLTHVLATRLGARLTEVRKNGTCPWLRPDGKTQVTVEYYNDKGAMVPVRVHTVLISTQHDETVTNDEIAADLKEHVIKPVIPEKYLDEKTIFHLNPSGRFVIGGPHGDAGLTGRKIIIDTYGGWGAHGGGAFSGKDPTKVDRSGAYIVRQAAKSIVANGLARRCIVQVSYAIGVPEPLSVFVDTYGTGKIPDKEILKIVKETFDFRPGMIAINLDLKRGGNSRFLKTAAYGHFGRDDTDFTWEVVKPLKWDKVHA from the coding sequence ATGGAGACCTTCCTATTTACCTCGGAGTCTGTGAACGAGGGACATCCCGACAAGCTGTGTGATCAGATCTCTGATGCAGTCCTCGATGCCTGTTTGGCACAGGATCCTGAGAGCAAGGTGGCTTGCGAGACCTGCAGCAAGACAAACATGGTGATGGTGTTTGGTGAGATCACTACCAAAGCCGACGTAGACTACGAGAAGATTGTGCGTGACACCTGCCGTGGCATCGGTTTCACATCTGACGATGTGGGTCTGGATGCCGACAACTGCAAAGTGCTGGTTAACATAGAGCAACAAAGCCCTGATATTGCCCAAGGTGTCCATGGCCATCTCAGTAAGCGTCCCGAGGAAATCGGTGCTGGTGACCAGGGCCATATGTTTGGTTACGCCACAGATGAAACCCCTGAACTGATGCCTTTGACCCATGTTTTGGCAACCAGGCTTGGTGCTCGCCTCACTGAAGTTCGCAAGAACGGAACTTGCCCTTGGCTCAGACCTGATGGCAAGACTCAAGTCACCGTCGAGTATTACAACGACAAGGGTGCCATGGTGCCTGTTCGTGTCCACACCGTGCTCATCTCCACTCAACATGACGAGACCGTGACTAACGATGAGATAGCTGCTGATTTGAAGGAGCACGTCATCAAGCCGGTTATACCCGAGAAGTACCTTGATGAGAAAACCATTTTCCACCTTAACCCGTCAGGCCGTTTCGTCATTGGAGGTCCCCATGGTGATGCTGGTCTCACTGGTCGCAAGATTATCATTGATACTTATGGAGGATGGGGTGCTCATGGTGGTGGGGCTTTCTCTGGTAAAGACCCTACCAAGGTGGATAGAAGCGGGGCTTACATTGTGAGGCAGGCTGCGAAGAGCATTGTTGCTAATGGACTAGCTAGGAGGTGCATCGTGCAAGTCTCCTACGCCATTGGTGTACCTGAGCCATTGTCTGTATTTGTGGACACTTACGGTACTGGAAAGATCCCAGACAAGGAAATTCTCAAGATTGTGAAGGAGACCTTTGACTTCAGACCAGGAATGATTGCCATCAATCTTGATCTTAAGAGAGGGGGCAATAGCAGGTTCTTGAAGACTGCTGCGTATGGTCATTTTGGTCGGGATGACACAGATTTCACTTGGGAGGTTGTCAAGCCACTGAAGTGGGACAAGGTCCATGCTTAA